One window from the genome of Dermacentor silvarum isolate Dsil-2018 chromosome 5, BIME_Dsil_1.4, whole genome shotgun sequence encodes:
- the LOC119452724 gene encoding uncharacterized protein LOC119452724, with protein sequence MSEAPVTTPVATPVTTPVTTPTTSSAPTKPSGNGTTAGAPKKQRAQNFCYAPRCRTGQKGAPRFSMFTAPKDPKVRKIWQYNLRRLDKPLTQYSSVCERHFDPRFIVRDYVHIINGAEVRIPRGKPKLAEGAIPTLLPDLPGYLSKKLPKQRPTKGRRQSEPIFKTILPSPPPPPAKKKKQLQQELGDQAEDSCQDSRCDTPCFENADTTDTGNQTVKEARPAPHTGSQTVKEARPAPNTGNQTVKEARPAPEPPLTIERLRKETVELPSPTWCLLGTRDPCRVVFATTVVRKVAPDSLDVTHPKLVSFSTSSDGPEIVAEAYFQGALCCKAIVTTLEEAKVILQDANATHMCKGAMTPSEFEECSRGITVQLLLKIGKNDEGTVFSLDCTRNVDAEGTACVPCKVLRKTLQSRKSRVLKQLMKECLDDGEPGSPQQQQMQESAVSSPAPEELRNGS encoded by the exons ATGAGTGAAGCACCAGTGACAACGCCAGTGGCAACACCAGTGACAACACCAGTGACAACACCAACCACGAGCAGTGCACCAACAAAGCCATCCGGCAATGGCACCACCGCGGGCGCGCCAAAGAAACAGCGGGCGCAAAACTTCTGCTACGCACCGCGCTGTCGCACAGGTCAGAAAGGCGCGCCGCGGTTCTCCATGTTCACGGCGCCCAAGGACCCAAAAGTGAGGAAGATATGGCAGTACAACCTGCGCCGGCTCGACAAACCGCTCACCCAGTACTCGTCGGTCTGCGAGCGGCACTTCGACCCTCGTTTCATCGTGCGCGACTACGTGCACATCATAAACGGCGCCGAAGTGCGGATACCCCGGGGCAAGCCGAAGCTCGCCGAAGGTGCCATTCCCACGCTGCTTCCCGACCTGCCCGGGTACCTCTCGAAGAAGCTGCCCAAGCAAAGGCCGACCAAGGGCAGGCGTCAGTCGGAGCCCATATTCAAGACGATTCTCCcgtcgccgccgccaccgcctgcgaagaaaaagaagcagctTCAACAAGAGCTCGGCGATCAAGCCGAGGACTCGTGTCAGGACAGCAGATGTGACACTCCGTGCTTCGAAAACGCGGACACTACCGATACCGGTAATCAAACGGTTAAGGAGGCTCGGCCAGCCCCCCATACCGGTAGTCAAACGGTTAAGGAGGCTCGGCCAGCCCCCAATACCGGTAATCAAACTGTTAAGGAGGCTCGGCCAGCCCCCGAACCTCCGCTGACGATAGAACGCCTCAGGAAGGAAACCGTCGAGCTGCCTTCGCCGACGTGGTGCCTCCTCGGAACTCGAGACCCGTGCAGGGTGGTGTTCGCGACGACTGTCGTGAGAAAGGTTGCGCCGGATTCGCTCGACGTGACGCACCCGAAGCTGGTCAGCTTTTCGACGAGCTCCGACGGGCCGGAGATCGTGGCCGAGGCGTACTTCCAGGGTGCCCTGTGCTGCAAGGCGATCGTCACGACGCTGGAAGAGGCGAAGGTGATCCTGCAGGACGCGAACGCGACGCACATGTGCAAGGGGGCGATGACCCCGAGCGAGTTCGAGGAGTGCTCCCGCGGCATCACCGTACAGCTTCTGCTGAAGATCGGCAAGAACGATGAGGGCACCGTGTTCAGCTTGGACTGCACGAGAAACGTTGATGCGGAAG GAACCGCGTGTGTGCCCTGCAAGGTGCTGCGAAAAACTCTGCAAAGCAGGAAGTCCAGAGTGCTCAAACAACTGATGAAGGAGTGCCTTGACGACGGAGAGCCAGGCAGCCCGCAGCAACAGCAGATGCAGGAGAGCGCCGTCAGCTCCCCCGCTCCAGAGGAACTGAGAAACGGCTCGTAG